A genomic stretch from Coffea arabica cultivar ET-39 chromosome 10c, Coffea Arabica ET-39 HiFi, whole genome shotgun sequence includes:
- the LOC113714078 gene encoding uncharacterized protein, producing the protein MRKRFVPNYYNRDLHSKLQTLTQGNMSMEDYYKEIEIAMMRANIQEDNDATMARFLRGLNPDLQEALELQPYLDMHDLLELAIKAERGKKLRRGGRTSQTSNSSAWGNPPRGAAHELENAATPSPSSSTPGNFPNQNSYSTTNKLVDVSRSTSKSPQETPKPRSRDIKCFKCQGFGHTQSQYPNQWVILISHNSDIVSDDDDCEEMPRLTKEESLEIDSVEEECSPTQGEIGCLVARRVLIARIKEDEQLQRENLFYTRCKINNKECSLIIDGGSCTNVASLIMVESLGLPTTRHPHPYRLQGLSENGEVRVYKQDTTRDIEQQLATTNYSLLFTAMKNELRRISEQQMEELHTRFEELSKSLTRGSRSRSHNRSNRGPKTANSEDYSASEDEERPEKPRRDTPKNELKGLKIQVPTFKGKSDPEAYLEWEDRIEMVFDCYDYSKEQKVKVATVEFTDYALVCRSEHEHLEHVRLVLETLRKARLYANLKKCTFCTNELVFLGYVVSSQGIKVDESKIEAIKQWTTPTSVPEVPSFLGLAGFYRRFVKDFSTSVAPMTAVTKKNDKFHWGEA; encoded by the exons ATGCGCAAGAGATTTGTTCCTAACTACTACAACCGTGATCTCCACTCTAAACtccaaaccctcactcaaggcaacatgagtatggaggactactacaaggagATTGAGATAGCCATGATGCGGGCCAACATCCAAGAGGATAATGATGCCAcaatggcaaggttccttagaggtctcaaccctgaCCTCCAAGAGGCCTTGGAACTCCAAccttacttggacatgcatgacctTTTGGagctagccatcaaggctgagagggggaagaaattgaggaggGGAGGCCGAACTTCCCAAACCTCCAATTCGAGTGCATGGGGAAATCCACCCAGGGGAGCTGCACACGAGCTTGAGAATGCggctacaccaagcccttctagcagCACACCAGGTAACTTCCCTAACCAAAATTCCTATTCTACCACTAACAAATTAGTTGATGTATCTAGGTCCACTTCCAAGTCCCCTCAAGAAACTCCAAagcctaggagtagggacattaaGTGTTTCAAATGTCAAGGATTCGGACATACACAATCTCAGTATCCAAATCAATGGGTAATACTTATCTCTCACAACAGCGATATAGTGTCGGATGACGATgattgtgaggagatgcccaGGTTGACCAAGGAGGAGAGCTTGGAAATTGACTCGGTCGAGGAAGAATGTTCACCAACCCAGGGTGAAATTGGTTGCTTGGTCGCAAGGAGAGTGCTCATCGCCCGTATTAAGGAGGATGAGCAATTACAGCGTGAGAATTTGTTTTACACTAGGTGTAAAATAAACAACAAGgagtgtagtctcatcatcgacggcgGAAGTTGCACTAATGTTGCAAGTTTGATCATGGTAGAGAGCTTAGGGCTGCCTACAACTAGACACCCACATCCCTATCGACTTCAAGGGTTAAGTGAAAATGGCGAAGTCCGTGTCTACAAGCAG gacacCACGAGAGACATAGAGCAACAACTAGCAACCACCAACTACTCATTGTTGTTCACCGCAATGAAGAATGAGCTTAGGCGCATCAGTgaacaacaaatggaggagttaCACACCCGCTTTGAGGAGCTATCCAAGAGTCTCACACGAGGCTCTCGTTCTAGATCTCACAACCGGAGCAACCGAGGTCCCAAAACGGCCAACAGTgaagactactccgctagtgaaGATGAGGAACGACCCGAGAAGCCTCGAAGGGACACACCCAAGAACGAACTAAAGGGACTTAAGATCCAAGTACCCACGTTCAAAGGCAAGAGTGACCCTGAGgcgtacttggagtgggaagacCGCATCGAGATGGTTTTCGACTGCTACGATTATAGCAAGGAACAAAAAGTTAAAGTTGCCaccgttgagttcaccgactacgccctagtttg TCGCAGTGAACATGAGCACTTGGAGCATGTGAgactagttcttgagacacttcgaaagGCGCGCTtatacgctaaccttaagaagtgcaccttttgtactaatgaacttGTGTTTCTGGGCTATGTAGTAAGTTCGCAGGGTATCAAAGTGGAcgagtccaagattgaggccatcaagcAATGGACAACTCCTACATCCGTCCCTGAGGTGcccagctttcttggattggcagGCTtctaccggcgctttgtcaaggaCTTCAGCACCAGTGTCGCCCCAATGACCGCCGTgaccaagaagaatgacaagttccattgGGGGGAAGCCTAA